The Lacipirellula parvula genome window below encodes:
- a CDS encoding sigma-54-dependent transcriptional regulator, translating to MSTPTAAKAGPPIKVLVVDDEAAHAEAVADSLARVGYDCTVATSGAEGMAMLARDAFEVVVTDLRMKDSTGLELLAKSKELLPDAEVILVTGHGSVQSAVEAMQQGAFNYLLKPLDLKQLRSVVDSASRTQHLRRANAELNRRLDEKFGFEGVIGNSPQMHDVVTRLQRIAPTDATVLIQGETGTGKELVAQAIHQNSPRKNRPFVALNCAALSENILESELFGHIRGAFTDASADRVGKFEYASGGTLFLDEVGDMPLPTQIKLLRVLESGEITRVGSNEPVKVNVRILSATNRDLEEAIKSGTFREDLYHRLKVLTVRLPRLSERSQDIPLLIEHFIQLHSARHHKKIKSMTTAARRRLMAFNWPGNVRQLKNAIESMVVVDFDEVLDVDDLPPELLTPGEQPEPVGASAGLGELVGRPMAEIEGLFIAETLKSTGGNREEAAEMLGIGERTLYRKIKEYGLN from the coding sequence ATGTCGACTCCCACCGCCGCCAAAGCTGGTCCGCCGATTAAGGTGCTCGTCGTCGACGACGAGGCGGCGCACGCTGAAGCGGTCGCCGACAGCCTCGCGCGGGTCGGCTACGACTGCACCGTCGCCACGAGCGGCGCCGAGGGGATGGCGATGCTCGCCCGCGACGCCTTTGAGGTCGTCGTGACCGATCTGCGGATGAAGGACTCGACCGGCCTTGAGCTCCTCGCCAAGTCGAAGGAGCTCCTCCCCGACGCCGAGGTGATCCTCGTCACCGGCCATGGCTCGGTGCAATCGGCCGTCGAGGCGATGCAGCAAGGCGCCTTCAACTACCTGCTAAAGCCGCTCGACCTGAAGCAGCTCCGTTCGGTGGTCGACAGCGCCTCGCGAACGCAGCATCTGCGGCGAGCAAACGCCGAGCTCAATCGCCGACTCGACGAGAAGTTCGGCTTCGAAGGGGTCATCGGCAACAGCCCCCAGATGCACGACGTCGTCACCCGCCTGCAACGGATCGCCCCGACCGACGCCACCGTCCTCATTCAGGGCGAGACCGGCACCGGCAAGGAGCTAGTCGCCCAGGCGATCCACCAGAACAGCCCGCGGAAGAACCGTCCGTTCGTCGCGCTCAACTGCGCCGCGCTCAGCGAGAACATCCTCGAAAGCGAGCTGTTTGGCCACATCCGCGGGGCGTTCACCGACGCCAGCGCTGATCGCGTCGGCAAGTTCGAGTACGCCAGCGGCGGGACGCTGTTCCTCGACGAGGTCGGCGACATGCCGCTGCCGACGCAAATCAAACTGCTGCGGGTCCTCGAAAGCGGCGAGATCACTCGCGTCGGCTCGAACGAACCGGTCAAAGTCAATGTACGGATCCTCTCGGCCACCAATCGCGATCTTGAGGAAGCGATCAAAAGCGGCACGTTCCGCGAAGATCTCTACCATCGGTTGAAGGTGCTTACGGTCCGCCTGCCGCGGCTGAGCGAACGCTCGCAAGACATTCCGCTGCTGATCGAACACTTCATCCAGCTTCACAGCGCGCGGCATCACAAGAAGATCAAAAGCATGACGACCGCCGCGCGACGGCGGCTGATGGCGTTCAACTGGCCCGGCAACGTCCGGCAGCTGAAGAACGCGATCGAGAGCATGGTGGTGGTCGACTTCGACGAAGTGCTCGACGTGGACGACTTACCGCCGGAACTACTCACGCCGGGCGAACAACCCGAACCGGTTGGCGCGAGCGCCGGCCTCGGCGAACTCGTCGGCCGGCCGATGGCCGAGATCGAAGGGCTGTTCATCGCCGAGACGCTCAAGTCGACCGGCGGCAACCGCGAGGAAGCGGCCGAGATGCTCGGAATTGGCGAGCGGACGCTCTATCGGAAGATTAAAGAATACGGACTGAATTAA
- the rpsO gene encoding 30S ribosomal protein S15 yields the protein MSVTKERKSELIQDFGRTGSDTGSPEVQISILTTRIAEMTTHLQLHKKDFASRRGLLGMVSRRRRLLDYVKRTNPQKYLDLLQRLDIRK from the coding sequence ATGTCAGTCACGAAAGAACGCAAGAGCGAGTTGATCCAGGATTTTGGCCGTACGGGAAGCGACACCGGGTCGCCGGAGGTCCAGATTTCGATCCTGACCACCCGCATTGCGGAAATGACGACCCATCTGCAGCTTCACAAGAAAGACTTCGCCAGCCGTCGCGGCTTGCTCGGCATGGTCAGCCGGCGTCGTCGTCTGCTCGATTACGTGAAGCGGACCAATCCGCAAAAGTATCTCGATCTGTTGCAGCGTCTGGATATCCGCAAGTAA
- the mutL gene encoding DNA mismatch repair endonuclease MutL translates to MPTIRQLPPSVVNKIAAGEVIERPASVVKELVENSLDAGSRRVDVTVEQGGTELIRVVDDGCGVAPEQLELALASHATSKIIDADDLFRVATLGFRGEALASIAAVSRLTFRSRPVDAPLATELEVVGGAAEPLRPTGGPCGTTVEVRNLFFNTPVRQKFLRTTQTEMGHLTEALTRLALAHPHVHFTLNHGGRLIHDLPPGDARQRIAALLGQDLADSLISIESAEDDISLQGFVANPTHSRPNNRLQYLFLNGRFIRDRSLQHALGEAYRGLLLTGRFPVCFLHLQMPAAAVDVNVHPTKLEVRFQDGGRVYSQLLGTLRTKFLSTDLIARASSPSSGSADDDEIMAATPAASQGLWDWAKRQLGPATGDGQVPEFVPFADRDQRNALQLHRVAPMPFGGRSPAPHGSASPLAADEANRNLADNAAATDENPFRAEYARSTGERFDEPHAGVESLRAPRALQIHNRYLVTETEEGLEVIDQHALHERILYEALRERVLAGAVESQRLLVPEPVDLAASEAAAAVENREVLAKLGMEVEGFGGETVLVSSYPAMLANLAPAEVLRTLVEQILAGGKTPDSRDVLDELLHMIACKAAVKYGDRLTPQEIEALLEQRGLAQDHHHCPHGRPTALIFTREQLDRQFKRI, encoded by the coding sequence ATGCCAACCATTCGCCAACTGCCGCCGAGCGTCGTCAACAAGATCGCCGCGGGCGAGGTGATCGAACGGCCGGCGAGCGTGGTGAAGGAACTCGTCGAGAACTCGCTCGACGCCGGCTCGCGGCGGGTCGACGTCACGGTAGAGCAGGGGGGAACCGAGCTGATCCGCGTCGTCGACGACGGCTGCGGCGTGGCGCCCGAGCAGCTTGAACTCGCCCTCGCCAGCCACGCGACGAGCAAGATCATCGACGCCGACGATCTGTTCCGCGTCGCCACGCTAGGCTTCCGCGGCGAAGCACTCGCCTCGATCGCGGCGGTGAGCCGGCTGACGTTTCGCAGCCGCCCCGTCGATGCGCCGCTGGCGACGGAGCTCGAAGTCGTCGGCGGAGCCGCGGAACCGCTCCGCCCGACCGGCGGTCCCTGCGGCACGACCGTAGAGGTCCGGAACCTGTTCTTCAACACGCCGGTGCGGCAGAAGTTCTTGCGAACGACGCAGACCGAGATGGGCCATCTCACCGAGGCGCTCACGCGGCTCGCACTCGCTCATCCGCACGTCCACTTCACGCTCAACCATGGCGGCCGGCTCATTCACGACCTCCCGCCGGGCGACGCGAGGCAACGGATCGCGGCGCTGTTGGGGCAAGATCTGGCCGACAGCTTGATCTCGATCGAGAGCGCCGAAGACGACATCTCGCTGCAAGGCTTCGTCGCGAACCCGACCCACAGCCGGCCGAACAATCGCCTGCAGTACCTCTTCCTCAATGGCCGCTTCATTCGCGACCGCTCGCTGCAGCACGCCCTCGGCGAGGCGTATCGCGGCCTGCTGCTAACGGGCCGCTTCCCTGTCTGCTTTCTCCATCTGCAAATGCCGGCGGCGGCGGTCGACGTCAACGTTCACCCGACGAAGCTTGAGGTTCGCTTCCAGGATGGCGGCCGCGTCTACAGCCAGCTGCTCGGCACGCTCCGCACTAAGTTCTTGTCGACTGACTTAATCGCCCGCGCGTCGAGTCCATCAAGCGGTAGCGCCGACGACGATGAGATCATGGCCGCCACACCCGCGGCGTCGCAGGGGCTGTGGGATTGGGCGAAACGGCAACTCGGTCCCGCCACGGGCGACGGCCAAGTGCCGGAGTTCGTCCCCTTCGCCGATCGCGACCAGCGCAACGCGTTGCAACTCCATCGCGTCGCGCCCATGCCGTTCGGCGGGCGCTCGCCGGCGCCGCACGGTTCCGCGTCGCCGCTGGCGGCAGACGAAGCCAACCGCAACCTCGCAGACAACGCAGCAGCAACCGACGAAAACCCCTTCCGCGCCGAGTACGCCCGCTCCACCGGCGAGCGGTTCGACGAACCGCACGCCGGCGTCGAGTCGCTCCGCGCTCCGCGGGCCCTGCAGATCCACAACCGCTACCTCGTCACCGAGACTGAAGAAGGGCTCGAGGTGATTGACCAGCACGCCCTCCACGAGCGGATCCTCTACGAAGCCCTCCGCGAGCGGGTCCTCGCCGGCGCCGTCGAGAGCCAGCGGCTGCTCGTCCCCGAACCGGTCGACCTCGCCGCCAGCGAAGCGGCCGCCGCCGTCGAGAACCGCGAGGTACTGGCCAAGCTCGGCATGGAGGTCGAGGGGTTTGGCGGCGAGACGGTACTCGTTTCCTCCTATCCGGCGATGCTCGCGAACCTCGCCCCTGCGGAGGTTCTCCGCACGTTGGTGGAGCAGATTCTGGCAGGCGGAAAAACGCCCGATTCCCGCGACGTGCTCGACGAACTCCTCCACATGATCGCCTGCAAGGCGGCCGTCAAATACGGCGATCGCCTCACCCCGCAGGAAATCGAGGCCCTCCTGGAGCAGCGGGGGCTCGCCCAGGACCACCATCATTGCCCGCACGGCCGGCCCACCGCCCTAATTTTCACGCGCGAACAGCTCGACCGGCAATTCAAGCGGATTTGA
- a CDS encoding two-component system sensor histidine kinase NtrB, with protein sequence MTTPLSTDDAYERLIAQYAEMAQLAGALAHEIKNPLSTIRLNMELLAEDLAEAQTPAQRRAAKRIDVMQRECQRLQDLLDDFLNFAKIRRLHRQPTDLNAEINETLDFFAPEAEAAHVEIVRYLDPDLPRVMLDAESFRSALINLLLNAKQAMPKGGQLVVRTTSAGDYVTLHLIDTGVGIDDNTAAHMFEAFYSTKPGGSGLGLPTTLKIIEAHGGRVNVQSQVGRGTQFTIELPAPPRLSG encoded by the coding sequence ATGACGACGCCACTCTCCACCGATGACGCCTACGAGCGGCTCATCGCCCAGTACGCCGAAATGGCGCAACTGGCCGGCGCGCTGGCCCACGAGATCAAGAACCCCCTCTCGACCATCCGGCTCAACATGGAGTTGCTCGCCGAGGATCTGGCCGAGGCCCAAACGCCCGCCCAGCGCCGCGCCGCGAAGCGGATCGACGTGATGCAGCGCGAATGCCAGCGACTGCAGGATCTGCTCGACGACTTCCTGAACTTCGCGAAGATCCGCCGACTCCATCGGCAGCCGACCGACCTGAACGCCGAGATCAACGAGACGCTCGACTTCTTCGCTCCCGAGGCCGAGGCGGCCCACGTCGAGATCGTTCGCTATCTCGATCCCGATCTGCCGCGGGTGATGCTCGACGCCGAGTCGTTTCGCAGCGCGCTGATCAACCTGCTGCTCAACGCGAAGCAAGCGATGCCGAAAGGGGGGCAGCTCGTCGTCCGCACAACGTCGGCCGGGGACTATGTCACGCTCCACCTGATCGACACCGGCGTCGGCATCGACGACAACACGGCCGCCCACATGTTCGAGGCGTTTTACTCGACGAAGCCTGGCGGCTCGGGCCTCGGCCTGCCGACGACGCTCAAGATCATCGAAGCCCACGGCGGCCGCGTGAACGTCCAAAGCCAAGTCGGCCGCGGCACGCAGTTCACGATCGAACTGCCGGCGCCGCCGCGATTGAGCGGTTAA
- the pnp gene encoding polyribonucleotide nucleotidyltransferase, with protein sequence MKRIKVEKQIGQYTFSIETGALAKQAAGAVTVQYGDTVVLVAAATDKPRPGIDFFPLTCDYRERVAAAGKFPGGFIKREGRPTTKETLTARLMDRPIRPLFPEGFNDEVQIQAFVMSSDRQTDGDVLAMNGAAAALGISELPFEGPLGSVRLGQIDGKFVPFPTQDELEASTLDLIISGTKDAVLMIEGFGRELPEEEMTQAILVAHGYVKELCDLQQELIDKIGKPKKAFSLPANDGCYDALKNAFYDQARKAKQTPGKHDRADAMKVVKEQAKAALIPDASAEGAYSDASFSKAWHDLEAKIVRDLILDGTRADGRDYKTLRAIECEVDLLPRVHGSAMFQRGETQALITITLGTGRDEQRVDGLFDEFSKRFMLDYNFPSFSVGECRPIRGPGRREIGHGALAERSVNPILPDHDAFPYTIRVISDILESNGSSSMASVCGATLGLMAAGVPITNPVAGISVGLVKDGDKWVLLTDIIGDEDHYGDMDFKIAGTQNGITGIQLDLKINGISEEIIRATLAQSREARIEILRSMLSAIPRPRAGVAESAPRLFRTQINPDKIGLLIGPGGKTIRGIQEDTGVTIDVEEDGTVTIAGGDEASAKAGLARVEALTASVQVGRIYDGVVTSVKDFGAFVEILPGRDGLCHISELADGYVASVGDVCKVGDHMKVKVIAVDEQDRVKLSRKVAMRELAESETETVEA encoded by the coding sequence TTGAAGCGTATCAAAGTTGAAAAGCAAATCGGTCAGTACACCTTCTCGATCGAAACGGGCGCCCTCGCCAAGCAAGCCGCCGGCGCCGTCACCGTTCAATATGGGGACACCGTCGTCCTCGTCGCCGCCGCGACCGACAAGCCTCGTCCCGGCATCGACTTCTTCCCGCTGACCTGCGACTACCGCGAGCGCGTCGCCGCCGCCGGTAAGTTCCCGGGCGGGTTCATCAAGCGTGAAGGTCGCCCCACGACCAAAGAAACCCTCACCGCCCGGTTGATGGATCGCCCGATCCGTCCGCTGTTCCCGGAAGGGTTCAACGACGAAGTTCAGATTCAAGCCTTCGTGATGTCGAGCGACCGTCAAACCGACGGCGACGTTCTCGCGATGAACGGCGCCGCCGCGGCCCTCGGCATTTCCGAACTGCCGTTCGAAGGCCCGCTCGGCTCGGTCCGCCTCGGCCAGATCGACGGCAAGTTCGTGCCGTTCCCGACGCAAGATGAACTTGAGGCGAGCACGCTCGACCTGATCATCTCCGGCACCAAAGACGCCGTGCTGATGATCGAAGGCTTCGGCCGTGAATTGCCCGAAGAAGAGATGACCCAGGCGATCCTCGTCGCCCACGGGTACGTCAAAGAACTCTGCGACTTGCAGCAAGAGCTGATCGACAAGATCGGCAAGCCGAAGAAGGCCTTCAGCCTGCCGGCGAACGACGGCTGCTACGACGCCCTGAAGAACGCCTTCTACGACCAAGCCCGCAAGGCGAAGCAAACGCCCGGCAAGCATGATCGCGCCGACGCGATGAAGGTCGTCAAGGAACAAGCCAAGGCCGCCCTTATTCCCGACGCTTCCGCCGAAGGCGCCTACAGCGACGCCTCGTTCTCGAAGGCTTGGCACGACCTCGAAGCGAAGATCGTCCGCGATCTGATCCTCGACGGCACCCGCGCCGACGGCCGCGATTACAAGACGCTGCGCGCCATCGAGTGCGAAGTCGATCTGCTCCCCCGCGTTCATGGTTCGGCCATGTTCCAACGCGGCGAAACGCAGGCCCTGATCACGATCACGCTCGGCACCGGCCGCGACGAGCAACGGGTCGACGGCCTGTTCGACGAGTTCTCGAAGCGGTTCATGCTCGACTACAACTTCCCGTCGTTCTCGGTCGGCGAATGCCGCCCGATTCGCGGCCCGGGTCGTCGTGAAATCGGCCACGGCGCCCTCGCCGAGCGGAGCGTCAATCCGATTCTCCCCGACCACGACGCGTTCCCCTACACGATCCGCGTGATCTCCGACATCCTCGAGTCGAACGGCTCGAGCTCGATGGCTTCGGTCTGCGGCGCCACCCTCGGCCTGATGGCTGCGGGCGTCCCGATCACGAACCCGGTCGCCGGCATCTCGGTCGGCTTGGTGAAGGACGGAGACAAGTGGGTCCTCCTCACCGACATCATCGGCGACGAAGATCACTACGGCGATATGGACTTCAAGATTGCCGGCACGCAAAACGGCATTACGGGCATCCAGCTCGACCTGAAGATCAACGGCATCAGCGAAGAAATCATCCGCGCCACGCTCGCCCAGTCGCGCGAGGCTCGGATTGAAATCCTCCGCAGCATGCTTTCAGCGATCCCGCGGCCTCGCGCCGGCGTCGCCGAGTCGGCCCCGCGTCTGTTCCGCACGCAGATCAACCCCGACAAGATCGGTCTGCTCATCGGTCCGGGCGGCAAGACGATCCGCGGCATTCAGGAAGACACGGGCGTCACGATCGACGTCGAAGAAGACGGCACCGTCACGATTGCCGGCGGCGACGAAGCCTCGGCCAAGGCTGGTCTCGCCCGCGTTGAAGCCCTCACCGCGAGCGTCCAAGTCGGCCGCATTTACGACGGCGTCGTCACCAGCGTTAAGGACTTCGGCGCCTTCGTCGAAATCCTGCCGGGCCGCGACGGCCTCTGCCACATCAGCGAACTGGCCGACGGTTACGTCGCGTCAGTCGGCGACGTTTGCAAGGTCGGCGATCACATGAAGGTGAAGGTGATCGCGGTCGACGAGCAAGACCGCGTCAAGCTGAGCCGCAAGGTCGCCATGCGTGAGCTGGCCGAGTCGGAAACCGAGACCGTCGAAGCCTAA